In a genomic window of Macadamia integrifolia cultivar HAES 741 unplaced genomic scaffold, SCU_Mint_v3 scaffold1688, whole genome shotgun sequence:
- the LOC122064587 gene encoding uncharacterized protein LOC122064587, with product MGEMAMSRGLRLKEKNIFWGMFFIILIHGIVDGKLINREKLIEINKKLKQINRPAVKSIQSEDGDIIDCVDIYKQPAFDHPALKNHTIQVSLSLPPPVAILLSQGTAYLGAQGDINVWNPYVASDDEYSAAEISLKNGPYDDFESIESGWAVNPKVYGDRRTRLFAYWTTDASKKTGCFDLTCPGFVQTSKSIALGSVFDTVSKIQGAQYQISISIQMDTNTGNWWLKYGGQNIGYWPKSLFVGLSHMASSVEWGGEVKSSHIGQTHPHTGTDMGSGRMVGVGFGFDCFIRNIRILDNSVTWKFPTYSFPYTDEYYCYDIYYQRYGVTEPEFYFGGPGYDEIRCP from the exons ATGGGGGAGATGGCTATGTCTCGTGGGTTGAGATTGAaggagaaaaatattttttggggaaTGTTTTTTATCATTCTTATCCATGGAATAGTTGATGGAAAACTTATAAATAGAGAGAAGTTgatagaaataaataagaagctAAAGCAAATCAATCGGCCAGCAGTGAAGAGCATTCAG AGTGAAGATGGAGATATTATTGATTGTGTTGATATCTATAAGCAACCTGCCTTTGATCATCCTGCACTAAAGAATCACACCATTCAggtttctctttcccttcccccgccc GTGGCAATACTACTTTCTCAAGGTACTGCATACTTAGGAGCTCAAGGAGACATAAATGTCTGGAACCCTTATGTTGCATCAGACGATGAGTATAGTGCTGCTGAGATTTCCCTTAAGAACGGACCTTACGATGATTTTGAAAGTATTGAATCTGGATGGGCG GTGAACCCAAAGGTTTACGGGGATAGGCGTACACGGTTGTTTGCGTATTGGACT ACTGATGCTTCGAAGAAGACGGGTTGTTTCGACCTCACTTGTCCTGGTTTTGTTCAAACTAGCAAGTCAATAGCCCTTGGTTCTGTGTTTGATACTGTTTCAAAAATTCAAGGAGCTCAATATCAAATATCTATATCCATTCAAATG GATACAAACACTGGAAATTGGTGGTTGAAATATGGAGGCCAAAACATAGGATATTGGCCCAAGAGTTTATTTGTGGGCTTAAGTCATATGGCATCTTCAGTTGAGTGGGGAGGAGAAGTGAAGAGCTCACATATAGGGCAGACTCATCCTCATACAGGCACAGACATGGGAAGTGGACGCATGGTAGGGGTTGGATTTGGCTTTGATTGCTTCATTAGAAATATAAGGATTCTGGATAACTCAGTTACCTGGAAGTTCCCTACTTATTCTTTCCCTTACACTGATGAATACTACTGTTACGACATCTATTACCAGAGATACGGTGTCACGGAACCTGAATTCTACTTTGGAGGGCCAGGTTATGATGAGATTAGATGCCCATGA
- the LOC122064580 gene encoding homeobox-leucine zipper protein HOX11-like isoform X1, translated as MELGLSLGEASKPFPLVEKVAAASRMNTSQGLGFCMGLGVVGVNGREGNTEGDEREGNRDGEREERRVSADPSPVQLDLLPSGPVPRNPPLSTELVVFSWPTENGNSEAGSSGHLGVPPARGFDVNRLPSAEEADDGAQVSSPNSTVSSFQMDFSMFRGGSSSSKRDNTELNALASMNDADTPERTSSRASDEEENGLTRKKLRLSKEQSAFLEESFKEHNTLNPPQMLQKQKLALAKQLNLRPRQVEVWFQNRRARTKLKQTEVDCEYLKRYCETLTEENRRLQKELQELRALKTSHPFYMQLPATTLTMCPSCERVATASTTLHSSAAASAITTTASTTKTNSTATATATTTTTTTDGTATPTPLTPTPKTTTALSLTKPRFYPFSHAHAHPSPAS; from the exons atggAGTTGGGTCTGAGCTTAGGTGAAGCTTCAAAGCCATTTCCTCTTGTAGAGAAGGTAGCAGCAGCTTCAAGGATGAACACCAGtcaaggtttggggttttgtaTGGGCTTAGGAGTCGTTGGGGTCAATGGAAGGGAAGGAAACACAGAAGGtgatgaaagagaaggaaatagagatggagaaagagaagagaggagggttTCTGCAGATCCTTCACCTGTTCAGCTTGATCTTCTCCCTTCTGGTCCTGTTCCTCGTAACCCACCTTTGTCTACTGAGTTGGTGGTGTTTTCCTGGCCAACTGAAAATG GTAATTCTGAAGCTGGTTCTTCAGGCCATTTGGGGGTGCCGCCGGCGAGAGGGTTCGACGTGAATCGGTTGCCGTCGGCGGAGGAAGCCGATGATGGGGCTCAAGTTTCTTCTCCCAACAGTACTGTTTCGTCTTTCCAGATGGATTTCTCCATGTTCAGAGGAGGTAGCAGCAGTAGCAAAAGAGACAACACAGAGCTCAACGCACTGGCTTCTATGAACGATGCCGATACACCTGAAAGGACTTCATCTAGAGCTAGCGACGAGGAAGAGAACGGCCTCACTAGGAAGAAACTCAGACTCTCTAAGGAACAATCTGCCTTCCTGGAAGAAAGTTTCAAAGAACACAATACTCTCAACCCT CCTCAAATGCTGCAGAAACAAAAGCTTGCTCTTGCAAAACAACTTAATCTTCGTCCTCGTCAAGTAGAAGTTTGGTTCCAGAACAGAAGAGCCAG GACGAAGCTGAAGCAAACAGAGGTAGACTGTGAGTATCTCAAGAGGTACTGTGAGACACTTACGGAGGAGAACAGGAGACTACAGAAGGAGCTGCAAGAGCTCAGAGCCTTAAAGACTTCACACCCGTTTTACATGCAACTTCCGGCGACTACCCTCACCATGTGCCCATCATGCGAGCGAGTGGCCACTGCTTCCACAACCCTTCATTCCTCAGCCGCCGCTTCTGCCATCACCACCACCGCCTCAACCACCAAAACCAACAGCACCGCCACcgccactgccaccaccaccacgacGACCACCGACGGTACTGCCACACCCACTCCCCTGACCCCAACTCCCAAAACTACCACAGCCTTATCCCTTACAAAACCCAGGTTCTATCCTTTCTCTCACGCTCACGCCCATCCGTCCCCTGCTTCATGA
- the LOC122064580 gene encoding homeobox-leucine zipper protein HOX11-like isoform X2, whose product MELGLSLGEASKPFPLVEKVAAASRMNTSQGLGFCMGLGVVGVNGREGNTEGDEREGNRDGEREERRVSADPSPVQLDLLPSGPVPRNPPLSTELVVFSWPTENGNSEAGSSGHLGVPPARGFDVNRLPSAEEADDGAQVSSPNSTVSSFQMDFSMFRGGSSSSKRDNTELNALASMNDADTPERTSSRASDEEENGLTRKKLRLSKEQSAFLEESFKEHNTLNPKQKLALAKQLNLRPRQVEVWFQNRRARTKLKQTEVDCEYLKRYCETLTEENRRLQKELQELRALKTSHPFYMQLPATTLTMCPSCERVATASTTLHSSAAASAITTTASTTKTNSTATATATTTTTTTDGTATPTPLTPTPKTTTALSLTKPRFYPFSHAHAHPSPAS is encoded by the exons atggAGTTGGGTCTGAGCTTAGGTGAAGCTTCAAAGCCATTTCCTCTTGTAGAGAAGGTAGCAGCAGCTTCAAGGATGAACACCAGtcaaggtttggggttttgtaTGGGCTTAGGAGTCGTTGGGGTCAATGGAAGGGAAGGAAACACAGAAGGtgatgaaagagaaggaaatagagatggagaaagagaagagaggagggttTCTGCAGATCCTTCACCTGTTCAGCTTGATCTTCTCCCTTCTGGTCCTGTTCCTCGTAACCCACCTTTGTCTACTGAGTTGGTGGTGTTTTCCTGGCCAACTGAAAATG GTAATTCTGAAGCTGGTTCTTCAGGCCATTTGGGGGTGCCGCCGGCGAGAGGGTTCGACGTGAATCGGTTGCCGTCGGCGGAGGAAGCCGATGATGGGGCTCAAGTTTCTTCTCCCAACAGTACTGTTTCGTCTTTCCAGATGGATTTCTCCATGTTCAGAGGAGGTAGCAGCAGTAGCAAAAGAGACAACACAGAGCTCAACGCACTGGCTTCTATGAACGATGCCGATACACCTGAAAGGACTTCATCTAGAGCTAGCGACGAGGAAGAGAACGGCCTCACTAGGAAGAAACTCAGACTCTCTAAGGAACAATCTGCCTTCCTGGAAGAAAGTTTCAAAGAACACAATACTCTCAACCCT AAACAAAAGCTTGCTCTTGCAAAACAACTTAATCTTCGTCCTCGTCAAGTAGAAGTTTGGTTCCAGAACAGAAGAGCCAG GACGAAGCTGAAGCAAACAGAGGTAGACTGTGAGTATCTCAAGAGGTACTGTGAGACACTTACGGAGGAGAACAGGAGACTACAGAAGGAGCTGCAAGAGCTCAGAGCCTTAAAGACTTCACACCCGTTTTACATGCAACTTCCGGCGACTACCCTCACCATGTGCCCATCATGCGAGCGAGTGGCCACTGCTTCCACAACCCTTCATTCCTCAGCCGCCGCTTCTGCCATCACCACCACCGCCTCAACCACCAAAACCAACAGCACCGCCACcgccactgccaccaccaccacgacGACCACCGACGGTACTGCCACACCCACTCCCCTGACCCCAACTCCCAAAACTACCACAGCCTTATCCCTTACAAAACCCAGGTTCTATCCTTTCTCTCACGCTCACGCCCATCCGTCCCCTGCTTCATGA
- the LOC122064588 gene encoding uncharacterized protein LOC122064588 — protein MGDMAMSRGLRLKEKNIFWGMFFIILIHGIVDGKLINREKLIEINKKLKQINRPAVKSIQSEDGDIIDCVDIYKQPAFDHPALKNHTIQMRPSYDPALETSVKKDEVHGSLEASQLWRKSGSCPEGTIPIRRIRKQDLLRAASLEDFGRKNPSFSTIAGDIHQNSGNNYTIKAYNKAANHSTMQMRPSYDPALETSVKKDEVNGSLEASQLWRKSGSCPEGTIPIRRIRKQDLLRAASLEDFGRKNPGFSTIAGDIHQNGGNNFSTKAYNKAAGHSVAMLFSQDATYGAQGDINVWNPNVASDDEYSAAEIVIKDGPYIDFESVESGWMVNPKIYGDKRTRFFAYWTTDASKKTGCFDLTCPGFVQTSRSIVLGAGISPVSVINGAQYHISISIQMDKNTGQWWLRYGAQTIGYWPKSLFVGLSHMGSSVEWGGDVKSSHIGQTHPHTGTDMGSGRKAGDGFGVGCLINNIRTMDSSFTFKFPRYHSPYTDEENCYNTYYRADDIVEPEFYFGGPGYDEKSCP, from the exons ATGGGGGACATGGCTATGTCTCGTGGGTTGAGATTGAaggagaaaaatattttttggggaaTGTTTTTTATCATTCTTATCCATGGAATAGTTGATGGAAAACTTATAAATAGAGAGAAGTTgatagaaataaataagaagctAAAGCAAATCAATCGGCCAGCAGTGAAGAGCATTCAG AGTGAAGATGGAGATATTATTGATTGTGTTGATATCTATAAGCAACCTGCCTTTGATCATCCTGCACTAAAGAATCACACCATTCAg ATGAGACCCAGTTATGATCCAGCCTTGGAGACAAGTGTGAAGAAAGATGAGGTTCATGGATCATTAGAGGCATCACAGCTATGGCGTAAGAGTGGAAGTTGCCCAGAAGGAACAATTCCTATTCGTAGAATCCGGAAGCAGGACCTTCTCAGAGCAGCTTCTCTTGAAGATTTTGGAAGGAAGAACCCAAGCTTTTCTACTATAGCTGGAGACATTCACCAAAATAGTGGCAATAACTATACAATAAAAGCATATAATAAAGCAGCCAATCATTCG ACAATGCAGATGAGACCCAGTTATGATCCAGCCTTGGAGACAAGTGTGAAGAAAGATGAGGTTAATGGATCATTAGAGGCATCACAGCTATGGCGTAAGAGTGGAAGTTGCCCAGAAGGAACAATTCCTATTCGTAGAATCCGGAAGCAAGACCTTCTCAGAGCAGCTTCTCTTGAAGATTTTGGAAGGAAGAACCCAGGCTTTTCTACTATAGCTGGAGACATTCACCAAAATGGTGGCAATAACTTTTCAACAAAAGCATATAATAAAGCTGCCGGTCATTCG GTGGCAATGCTATTTTCTCAAGATGCTACATACGGAGCTCAAGGAGATATAAATGTCTGGAACCCTAATGTTGCATCAGACGATGAGTATAGTGCTGCTGAGATTGTCATTAAGGACGGACCTTACATTGATTTTGAAAGTGTTGAATCTGGATGGATG GTGAACCCGAAAATTTACGGGGATAAGCGTACACGGTTCTTTGCATATTGGACT ACTGATGCATCAAAGAAGACGGGTTGTTTCGATCTCACTTGTCCTGGTTTTGTTCAAACTAGCAGGTCAATAGTCCTTGGTGCTGGGATTAGTCCTGTTTCAGTCATTAATGGAGCTCAATATCATATATCTATATCCATTCAAATG GATAAAAACACTGGACAGTGGTGGTTGAGATATGGAGCCCAAACCATTGGATATTGGCCCAAGAGTTTATTTGTGGGATTAAGTCATATGGGATCTTCAGTTGAGTGGGGAGGTGATGTGAAGAGCTCACATATAGGGCAGACTCATCCTCATACAGGCACAGACATGGGGAGTGGACGCAAGGCAGGGGATGGATTTGGCGTTGGTTGCTTAATTAACAATATAAGGACTATGGATAGCTCATTTACCTTCAAGTTCCCTCGTTATCATTCCCCTTACACTGATGAAGAAAACTGTTACAACACCTATTACCGGGCAGACGATATCGTGGAACCTGAATTCTACTTTGGAGGGCCAGGTTACGATGAGAAGAGTTGCCCATGA